A part of Aegilops tauschii subsp. strangulata cultivar AL8/78 chromosome 2, Aet v6.0, whole genome shotgun sequence genomic DNA contains:
- the LOC109778228 gene encoding ethylene-responsive transcription factor RAP2-13-like gives MSMRRLGASDFRGVRERRSGAFSSEIWFGEKRLSLGTFDTAEEAARAYDAAAWRLRRPRREMNFPDVSTSQRAQDLAPLPRLFTDDDRRDNRRRQRRLAIAEMDVEAMAVWRERFPQDIVNERQFYKQRRTEREARRTE, from the coding sequence ATGTCGATGCGCCGCCTGGGCGCTTCGGATTTTCGCGGAGTCCGCGAGCGccgctccggcgccttctcctcCGAAATCTGGTTTGGCGAAAAACGCCTCAGTCTCGGCACCTTCGACACCGCAGAGGAGGcggcccgcgcgtacgacgcggcggcgtggcgcctccggcgGCCTCGTCGGGAGATGAATTTTCCCGACGTGTCGACGAGCCAGCGGGCGCAGGATCTCGCGCCTCTCCCCCGGCTTTTCACCGACGACGATCGTCGTGACAACCGGAGGCGGCAGCGTCGCCTCGCCATCGCCGAGATGGATGTGGAAGCCATGGCGGTGTGGCGCgaacgcttcccgcaggacatcgtCAACGAGCGCCAGTTCTACAAGCAACGGAGGACGGAGAGGGAGGCGAGGAGGACGGAGTGA
- the LOC109778260 gene encoding GDSL esterase/lipase At2g23540: MGRMGSAAAVAVAVVAVLCAAAVARVRGEDTVDEDTPGASFIFGDSLVDAGNNNYLSTLSKADMNPNGIDFAASGGTPTGRFTNGRTIADIIGEMLGQADYSPPFLAPNTTGGALLNGVNYASGGAGILNGTGRVFVNRIGMDVQVDYFNITRRELDGLLGKEKAREFIHKKAIFSITVGSNDFLNNYLMPVLSAGTRVAESPDGFIDDLIIHLREQLTRLHALGARKFVVANVGPLGCIPYQKTLNRVKDDECVKLPNTLAAQYNGRLRDLLIELNAGGLPGGRFLLANVYDLVMELIANHRKYGFSTASVACCGNGGRYAGIVPCGPTSSMCDDRENHVFWDPYHPSEKANVLLAKYIVDGDSKYISPMNLRKLFKL, encoded by the exons ATGGGGAGAATGggttcggcggcggcggtggcggtggccgTGGTGGCGGTGCTgtgcgcggcggcggtggcgagggTGAGAGGGGAGGACACCGTGGACGAGGACACGCCCGGGGCGTCCTTCATCTTCGGGGACTCGCTGGTCGACGCCGGGAACAACAACTACCTCTCCACGCTGTCCAAGGCCGACATGAACCCCAACGGCATCGACTTCGCCGCCTCCGGCGGGACGCCCACCGGCCGCTTCACCAACGGCAGGACCATCGCCGACATCATAG GGGAGATGCTGGGCCAGGCGGACTACTCGCCGCCGTTCCTGGCGCCGAACACGACGGGCGGCGCGCTGCTGAACGGCGTGAACTACGCGTCCGGCGGGGCCGGGATCCTGAACGGCACGGGCCGGGTGTTCGTGAACCGGATCGGCATGGACGTGCAGGTGGACTACTTCAACATCACGCGGCGGGAGCTGGACGGCCTGCTGGGCAAGGAGAAGGCGAGGGAGTTCATCCACAAGAAGGCCATCTTCTCCATCACCGTCGGCTCCAACGACTTCCTCAACAACTACCTGATGCCGGTGCTCTCCGCCGGCACGCGCGTGGCCGAGTCGCCCGACGGCTTCATCGACGACCTCATCATCCACCTCCGGGAGCAGCTCACGCGGCTGCACGCGCTGGGGGCGCGCAAGTTCGTGGTGGCCAACGTGGGGCCGCTGGGATGCATCCCGTACCAGAAGACGCTGAACCGGGTCAAGGACGATGAGTGCGTGAAGCTGCCCAACACGCTCGCTGCGCAGTACAACGGCCGGCTGCGCGACCTGCTCATCGAGCTCAACGCCGGCGGGCTGCCGGGGGGCAGGTTCCTGCTGGCCAACGTGTACGACCTGGTGATGGAGCTCATCGCCAACCACAGGAAGTACGGGTTCTCGACGGCCAGCGTGGCCTGCTGCGGCAACGGCGGCAGGTACGCCGGGATCGTGCCGTGCGGGCCGACGTCCAGCATGTGCGACGACCGGGAGAACCACGTGTTCTGGGACCCGTATCATCCCAGCGAGAAGGCCAACGTGCTGCTCGCCAAGTACATCGTCGACGGCGACAGCAAGTACATCTCCCCCATGAACCTCAGGAAGCTCTTCAAGCTCTAG